Within Triticum dicoccoides isolate Atlit2015 ecotype Zavitan chromosome 1B, WEW_v2.0, whole genome shotgun sequence, the genomic segment TGCGCCGTCCGTGATGCATCAATGAAAGGCTGACCGGCGCGGTAGCCTTGACATTGATTCttgcgggaaccgaggcgatgaggacgacgaagcggcgagtCACTGATACGGCGGGCCCATTCCCGTTCGCGCCAAAATCTGTTTCCCGGCGCCCCAGCGTGCCGGATTCGGCCTGGGTTTGCGGGCGTGAAAATAGGACCGAACAGGCGAAAATTGGGCTTTTGAAACGCGGTTGGGCCGAATTTTCGGTACCGGCGACCAAAAGAAAAAGGCCCGGCGGGGCATGACCGGAGATGCTCTAACGGGAGAAGTAAGTAGGAGGGAGGGTAGGTACAACGTCGCGAGAGGGAAAAGTGCAGCCTTGTTGCCGTGCTGCCCATTTTGACTCCTTTCCTCACCCGCCACCCTGCATCTTCACCTCCCGCGGCGGCGACCAAGAAGCGCGTGGTCGGGACAGTAACGCGGCGAGTTAAATGCGTGCTCCCAGGTAACCGCTCCCGTTCCTCCGGCTCCAAATCGCGCCGTGGAGAAAGGGCCTCCGAATCTTTATTTATTGAATTGCGTTTTTCTCTCCCAACATGCAGATTCCTTTGACTGCTCTGCCGCCATCACCGGGGCCAATTGATCCGTCCGGCGAGCCGCTGAAAATCGCGCCCTTTATCCGCCACCAAGATTCCCCTAGCCTTTCCGCGTCTCTTCCACGCCCGGCCGGTTGAACCCCCGCTTGATATCCGTCGCTGTCGGCTTTCATTCCTTTGGGACAAGTGCCAGCCCCTTTTGGTTCTTGGGGTTGAGGAGGGCCGGAGCCCTACCGAGACCACCGTAGGCGGCAATCCCTCCCTGGAGACCAGCCGAGGCGATGAGCAACAAGAGCGGCGGCGTGCTGTTGCAATGCGCGGAGGCGACGGCAGCGGATTGGGGCTGCTGCTTCCTCTCCCTCTccgtgccaccacctccacctgctGCGCCCTGTGATGCAGATAGCAATGGTGGATTCAACCTGGCATGGACCCTCCACCAGTCCTTCCACCCACCCGCTGGTCTCTTTGCCAGCGTCGGCCACAAGGTGGGGGTGGGCCTctcggcctcctcctccggcgccacATCGTCGGGAAAACCCCCAGACCCGTACAGAAAATACGTTTCACCGCAGGCCGTCGAAACATCCCTGCCGGTGCCGGGTGACGGAGTGGGGTTctgggggaaggggaagaagaaagcGGTGAAGATCAAGATAAAGGTTGGGAATTCCCACCTCAAGAGGCTCATCAGCGGGGGGATTGCAGGTGCAGTGTCAAGGACAGTTGTCGCGCCTTTGGAGACGATTAGGACACATCTGATGGTCGGCAGTAATGGGAATTCATCCACGGAGGTGTTTGAGTCCATCATGAAGAATGAAGGATGGACTGGATTGTTCCGCGGCAACTTTGTTAATGTCATTCGAGTCGCCCCGAGCAAAGCAATCGAGGTAACTAATTGATCCATGGCTGCCCTGTTTTCTTTATTGTGCACCATGGTTCCCTTGTTTTGGATATTGATTCTATTATTGTAATTTTTTGTGATGTACTAGCAGGAAACTTATTTACCATAATGTTAAGAGTCCTTGCCTATGTTTTTTCTTTTGATTAGCATATAAATGCACATACCAACTCACATACAAAAATTAAGCGTCACTTGTTCTAGATCAGTGCCCGTTTCTGTCCAAGTTTCGGCTTTTTTACTATTGTCTTAGGTCCTTTTCGGCAAAGTGCCTACATATATTCTTCAACTAAGTTTACTATTTAACCCTGGCTAACTTCTTCTTTTTTGTTTACAACTGAAGTACTATTAGTCGTATTAGTGATCACTGAGAAGTCCAAGAGCTTATAAGCTGAATTTACCCGAACATATATTAAGAGCTTTCCTGAGCTAGGCCACTCATGACTAATCCTTCAATCTAGTTCAGAAGAGATCTCGGGCTTTGATGTCTTCATATATATTATTTGATTCAGTATTTGTTTCAGAAGAGCTTTCGTGATACCAGAATTTTTATTTCAGTTTGATTCTTCTTAATATATTATTGTTCTCATTTCGTCATTAGGGACCCATTATGTTACCAGAATGAAATTATAGGTTTATATAACAAGGAATCGTTGTAGTTTACCCAATGAAAACAGTTGATTTTGGCAGTTGCCAACTTGCCTGTCCTCTGCTCAAGCTGGTCTACAATATAAGTAGGTTGAAGTCTTAAACAAGGTTTCGAACCACTGGTTCCTTTTTTTGTACAAGATCAGTCAAGATAACATATCAGTGCCTATTCCAGTTTCCACAGACCATAATCCATATACAAGAAACTTCGCATTGCCGTTTTATTGCCATGCACCTGCCAAAGTCTCCGGATTATGTTCATCATTTAAATATTTTCATGCCTGAAGTGTTATATGTGAGCAGGGATTGAAACTtcaatcatgtcttgaccatcgcAGTCTAATCAATCTGTTCATTTAATTATAGTGCTTTACAACCTCTAATGCTATTTACCTTTTCAATCAGTATTTTATTGAGAATATTTCTGTGCTAGCTTATCTCTTATGCAGTTATTTCCATAAGGTTTATCCTCTTCCTTAATGCTTGTTTTGACCCTTTTTTCCTCTTGTTGCAGCCTTTTGCCTTTGATACAGCTAAGAAGTTCCTAACCCCCAAATCTGGGGAAGAACAGAAGATCCCAATCCCTCCTTCACTAGTGGCAGGGGCTTTTGTTGGTGTCAGCTCAACTCTGTGTACATACCCTCTGGAACTAATTAAGACTCGATTAACCATACAGGTTAGTGGTATTACGCAAGAACTGTCTGGATGCCAGAAAAACACTTCTGTTAAGAGTTTTATAACAACACATGAAGTGCATATGATGAATGCCATCTAATTGTGCAGAGAGGTGTGTATGATAACTTCCTCCATGCATTTGTGAAAATTGTCCGTGAATAAGGCCCTGCTGAGCTGTATAGAGGCTTAACCCCAAGTCTAATCGGAGTAGTGCCATATGCAGCAACCAACTACTTTGCGTATGACACCCTTAAGAAGGTGTACAAGAAAATGTTCAAGACAAATGAAATCGGCAACGTTCCAACCCTCATTGGGTCTGCTGCAGGAGCCATCTCAAGCACTGCCACATTTCCTCTTGAGGTTGCCCGCAAGCACATGCAAGTCGGAGCTGTTGGCGGCCGGAAGGTATACAAGAACATGCTTCACGCTCTCCTGACCATTCTCGAGGACGAAGGGGTTGGGGGCCTCTACAGAGGACTGGGGCCTAGTTGCATGAAGCTGGTGCCTGCTGCTGGGATTTCGTTTATGTGCTACGAAGCTTGCAAGAAGATACTGATTGAGGAAGAGGACGAATGAAGCGTTCCTCGACAGCGGCGTCATAAAGGGGTAGTGGCTTGAATTTTGTTTGCCGATCCTATTAAGGATCTGAATCTGATCCTGGGGCCTTCCCCCCAAGATACGAGGGCTCGGTTTCGCGACGGACAGCGGGGAAACTTTTGGCCTCCTGTGAATGAAGTTACCTGACTAAGCTCAATAATTGTTGCTACAAGATTTCAAACTCTTTCTGTAGTCTCAGCTTGCCCTGACGAAAAGTTACATAAGTTTCCAGTTTGCTTTGGGATACTATATGCATGAATGAAGCGTGTGTTTTTCAGATTGTTAGGGGGTATGAAACCAGTGAAATTAACTCCGGAGACATCAAATTTTACATGAGTGGCATCAAGATTTATCTTTTTCAGTTCATTGTGTTATGGACTTCTGATTTTGACTCCAACTCATGGCAAGTCTGGTATGGACTTTTGATTTGATGCCAACTCGTAGCGAGTCTTCCAGAGTGACACTTAAATTCTCAGCTCTTGCCACAATTGCATTGCAAAATTAACATTACCAACAGCTGCAGCATGCATTTTTGAATCAAAATATCAAATATGTATATGTTTAATAAATTCTAGAGGTTCGCATTGATCAAGAACTGAACACATATTCATCCTCTCTCTCGCCCTGCTCCCGCTGTAACCAAAAGTAATAACAAAAGAAAACAGAAGCCATCCTCTCTACATGACTAGCAATTTCTAGGTCTGCTCCTCCTCGTCTTCTGCTGCCTCCTCCGCCGCAGCCGTGGCCATCAACTCATCAAACTTGTCGCTCTTCCGCAGCACTATCTCAATCTGCGCAAAATGTTCAACGTAAATATTTCCCGGGCAAGAGAACAATATCTGAATGATATCCTGCTAAAAACAACATTCTGATGATATGACAATATGAATTATTCTGACCTTGGCCTTTTGGATTGGCCGCCCTCTCATCTCATCCTTGATTTCCACAGTGGATGTCCTAATCCCTGCACATATTGTTCTTGGTTAGACAAACTTTGTACGAGGGGAAAAAGTGTATAATGTCGGGCGAGGGGAAAAAGTTCTTACTTGTCTCGAACGCCAAACCATTGTTCTTCAGAATCTCTGCCACTGTCACGACCGTTGCTATGGCTGCAAGCATATTGGGCAGACATGTTAATGAGCCCTGATCGATTGTGGTGTTCATGGTTTAAATTGTCTCATGAAAATACTATGGCAGTACTGATCTTTATCCAACACTATATACATATCATAATGTGAAGCCGCAGTTGCTTTTTATTCCCTATTCAATCCTTGAAGTAGTGGCTTATTAGAAATTAAAAAAAAGTCAATCAGAATCATACTAAGGCCTATTCAATCCTCAAAAGTAGTGGTTTAGAAATTTAAAAAAGGCCAATCCAAATCATGCGGCAATCGCAGTCGCAGACATATTTGTCAGGGTGCAAGGAAGGATAGACGACGTACCCATGCCGAGTGCGGAGAGCTCGACCTCGCCGTGCTGCTGCATGTACCTCTGCACGCGATGCAAGGGAAAGAATCAGCGCCCACCCGGCCATGGCCTAACAACGAGACCCGCAGGCGATCGATCGATTGATCGACGCGTGAACAGATATATTGAATACCTTGGCGAGGTTGACGTAGAAGAAGAGGGGTTTCTTGGTGTTGGACACCTGAATCCGGTTgctgctcccgccgccgccgctgccgttggCGGCCCTCGCTCTCTGCGCCTCCGCCGCGTCGCCCGACATTGGTGACGCCGCTGCTAATAGCAAGATCGAACGGTCGGCCGGCGGTGATTCGCTGCTCGTCTCGATCGTGCGCAGGACGGGTTCGTGGCTCGTGGCTTCAGGTTGGAGGGAGGAAGAGGGGGCGTGGCGATATTAATGGCTGTATGAGACGATCGGATGAGAAGGCGAGTCGGATCGGGAGCGGGTCGTGCGAGGAGTCGGGTACCGAGTCCGTGCCCAGCTCCAACTCAAATAGTTTACGAGTGTTTCTCTCAAAACAAAGATATCCTTCTAATTTCCTAATTTTACAAGATGTCCGGACCTCTAAAAACAAAAATATACGACCTCTGTACCAAAATAGAAGACCTTTTTTTCTGCGAAAATTCTTGTATTACTCAAAACTCAGAATTACAATCACGACGTACAATATCAAGGACTTCTCCGGGTCCTGACCCAAGCCATACCGCAGTACGAACTTCAACACTACCAAAGTTGGCCATAAAATGACTAGCTAAATTTTGACTACGTcgaatatgagtaatacaagaaccACGTTCCTCTAGATTATCCTTGATCTCTTTGACTAAGAAAGCAAATTTAGATCTATTCATAACAACACTCTGCACCATCGTTACGGCTTCCAGACAATCAGATTCAACTTGGATAGGTAGATTGCTCCATTGGGAGGCCAACATTAGGCCTTCCTTTATTGCAAAAATCTCCGTCTCTAGAACATCATCATAGGAGAATAGATGCCGACATGAGGTgaaaaaaatgctcccatcatgagcTCTGAGAATCATACCTGCTCCGGCAATTCCATTTAGGACCGACCCATCGGTGTTAAGTTGGGTTACCAAAAGGGGTGTTGTTATTGCATGTATCAGCCATGAGTGGGCAACAAGTTGAGACGGGAGTCTTTCCTATATGCATGTTCACATTTGGGTCGATGGCAATGGATTGAAGAGATTCAAGATAGCTAGCTAAGAATCTGCACGAGACTTCCACGGGTGGTGCTGGTTTTGCATGGATTATTTCGTTGCGAacatactgatacgtccattttgcatcaagcttttatatcaatatttattgcattatgggctattattacacattatatctcaatacttatggttattctttcttattttacaaggtttaccatgaagagggggaatgccggcagctggaattctggctggaaaaggagcaaacgttgaaaacctattctgcacaactccaaaagtcctgaaactccacgaaacatctttttggatttaataagaatttttgagcgaaagaaatacatcaggggtcccacaccctgtccaggagagaggagggcgcccccctatagggcgcgccccctatctcctgggccccctggtgggcccccggtgtccatcttctgctatatcagagcttttaccctggaaaaaatcgtgggcaagcttacgggacgaaactccgccgtcacgaggcggaaccttggcggaatcaatctagggctctggcggagctgttctgtcgggaacACTTCTCTCCGGgagtgggaaatcatcaccaacgtcatcaccaacgatcttctcatcgggagggggtcaatctccatcaacatcttcaccatcaccatctcctctcaaaaccctagtccatctcttgtatccaatcttatatcaaaaccacaaattggtacctgtaggttgctagtactgttgattactccttgtagttgatgctaattggtttatttggtggaagatcgtatgttcagatcctttatgcatattattgctcctccgattatgaacatgaatatgctttgtgagtagttacgtttgttcctgaggacatgggtgaagtcttgctattagtagtcatgtgaatttggtattcgttcaatattttgatgagacgtatgttgtctttttctctagtggtgttatgtgaacgtcgactacatgacacttcaccattatttgggcctagaggaaggcatggggaagtaataagtagatgatggattgctagagtgacagaagcttaaaccctagtttatgcgttgcttcgttagggactgatatggatccatatgtttaatgctgtggttaggtttaccttaatacttcttttatagttgcggaagcttgcaataggggttaatcataagtgggatgcttgaccAAGTTAGGGcaatacccaagtaccggtccacccacatatcaaattatcaaagtaccgaacgcgaatcatatgaacgtgatgaaaactagcttgacgataattcccaatgtgtcctcgggagctcctttctcattattagaaattgtccaggcttatcctttgctacataaaggattgggccaccttgctgcactttatttactatatttactttttactcgttaccatttatcttatcacaaaattatctatcacctacaatttcagtgcttgcagagaaaaccttaccgaaaaccgcttatcatttccttccgctcctcgttgggttcgacactcttacttatcgaaaggactacgattgatctcctacacttatgggtcatcaagactcttttctagcaccgttgccggggagtgtagcgcttttggtgagtggaacttggtaaggaaacatttatatagtgtgctgaaattttctgttacttatcactatggaaactaatcctttgaggggcttgttcggggtatcttcaccccaaccagaagagcaaagagttgtttctcaacctactgaactttatgaaaatatttactttgagatcccttcgggtatgatagaaaaattgttagctaatccatttgcaggagacggaacattgcatcccgatttacaccttatctttgtggatgaagtttgtggattatttaagcttgcaggtattcccgatgatgttgtcaaaaggaaggtcttccctttatctttgaagggagatgcattgacatggtataggttatgtgatgatacgagatcttggaattataagcgattgaagttggaattttaccagaagttctatcatatgcaccttgttcatcgtgatcgtaattacatatataatttatggcctcgcgaaggagaaagcatcgctcaagcttgggggaggcttaagtcaatgttatattcatgccccaatcatgagctctctcgggaaatgattatttggaacttttatgctcggctttctcttgataatcgcaacctgctcgatacttcctgtgctggttcttatatgctaaaaactattgatttcaaatgggacttattggaaagaattaaatgcaactctgaagattggggttccgacgatggtaaggagtcaggtatgacacccaagttcgattgtgttaaatcttttatggataccgatgcttttcgtggatttagcgctaagtatggacttgactctgagatagtagcttctttctatgaatcttttgctactcacgttgatctccctaaagagaagtggtttaaatataatcctcctgttgaagtgaaagtagttgcacctattacagtcgaagaaaatactattacctatagtgatcctattattcctactgcttatgttgaaaaacctccttttcctgttaggataaaggatcatgctaaagcttcgattgttgttcgtaagagtaatactaggacttatacacctcctgagcaaattaatgttgaacctagtatttctatggttaaagatctcttggacgaggatttagatgggcatgttatttctttctgtggtgagactgctaatattgctaggccagatactaagacacgtagacctgtcgtaggcatgcctattatttctgttaaaataggaaatcattgttatcatggcctatgtgatatgggtgctagtgctagtgcaataccttatactttatatcaagaaattatgcatgacattgcacccattaaattagaagacattgatgttaccattaagcttgctaatagggataccattaaaccctttggggttgttagagatgttgaagttttgtgtgggaaggttaaataccctactgattttcttgttcttggttccccacaagatgatttttgtcccattatttttggtagacccttcttgaatacagcgagtgctaagattaattgtgaaaagaatattgtcactgttggcgtagatggtatgtctcatgagtttaattttgctaagtttagtagacaacctcgtgatagggaaccacctagtaaggatgaaattattggtcttgcttccattgctgttcctccaactgatccgttagaacaatatttgctagaccatgaaaacgatatgtttatgaaggaaagagaggaaatagatgaagtgttccttaaacaagaacctatgctgaaacataaccttgccgttgaaattcttggggatccccctcaacccaagggtgataccgtgtttgaactcaaaccattacctgatagtcttaagtatgcttatcttgatgaaac encodes:
- the LOC119303719 gene encoding uncharacterized protein At2g34160-like, giving the protein MSGDAAEAQRARAANGSGGGGSSNRIQVSNTKKPLFFYVNLAKRYMQQHGEVELSALGMAIATVVTVAEILKNNGLAFETRIRTSTVEIKDEMRGRPIQKAKIEIVLRKSDKFDELMATAAAEEAAEDEEEQT